Proteins from a genomic interval of Quercus robur chromosome 9, dhQueRobu3.1, whole genome shotgun sequence:
- the LOC126700148 gene encoding gluconokinase isoform X2: MLAKVTNCSFLDADDYHPLSNKEKMHKGIPLSDEDRIPWLETLRDALQESLANGKIVILGCSALKKQYRNILRSADPNYELGRCASEVKFVLLDAKAEVLAARLENRAAEGKHFMPAKLLQSQLDSLQIDESEGIFKVDATLNPQTIVSTIYTWIFSSKVAQDSKNL, encoded by the exons TTACTAATTGCAGCTTTCTTGATGCCGATGATTATCATCCACTTTCAAATAAAG AAAAGATGCACAAAGGGATCCCTCTTTCAGATGAAGATCGGATTCCATGGCTTGAAACACTACGTGATGCCTTACAAGAGAGCTTAGCTAATGGAAAAATTGTGATTCTTGGGTGTTCTGCTCTCAAGAAGCAATACAGAAATATTCTCAGATCTGCAGACCCAAATTATGAACTAGGACGCTGTGCCAGTGAAGTAAAGTTTGTTTTATTGGATGCTAAGGCAGAGGTGCTTGCTGCTCGTTTAGAGAACAGAGCTGCAGAAGGAAAGCATTTCATGCCGGCTAAGCTTTTGCAATCTCAGTTAGACTCGCTTCAGATTGATGAATCTGAAGGAATATTTAAAGTAGATGCTACTCTAAATCCACAGACCATTGTAAGTACCATATACACCTGGATTTTTTCGTCAAAAGTAGCTCAGGACAGTAAGAATTTGTAA
- the LOC126700149 gene encoding cell division cycle 20.2, cofactor of APC complex-like codes for MDAGSLNSSSSSSYLNAQSRWPLRDQFHQKKSSKENLDRFIPNRSAMDFDYAHYMLMEGRKGKENPPASSPSREAYRKHLAETFNMNRTRILAFKNKPPAPVELFPPHFFSSQQQDKPTKPKRSIPQTSERTLDAPDLVDDYYLNLLDWGSCNVLAIALGNTVYLWDASNGSTSELVTVDDENGPITSVSWAPDGQHIAIGLNNSEVQLWDSTSNKQLRTLKGGHRLRVGSLAWNNHILTTGGMDSLIINNDVRVRSHIVETYRGHEQEVCGLKWSPSGQQLASGGNDNLLFIWDRSTASSNSPTQWAHRLEDHTSAVKALAWCPFQSNLLASGGGGGDRCIKFWNTHTGACLNSVDTGSQVCSLLWNKNERELLSSHGFTQNQLTLWKYPSMVKMAELTGHTSRVLFMAQSPDGCTVASAAADETLKFWNVFGAPQAAKPAPKANPEPFSHVNRIR; via the exons ATGGATGCAGGATCATTGAATTCTTCTTCATCAAGTTCATACTTGAACGCACAGTCTCGATGGCCTCTTCGTGACCAATTTCACCAGAAAAAGAGTTCCAAAGAAAAC TTGGATAGATTTATTCCAAACCGATCAGCAATGGATTTTGATTACGCGCACTATATGCTGATGGAAGGGAGGAAAGGCAAAGAGAACCCACCTGCAAGCTCACCCTCCAGAGAGGCCTACAGGAAGCATCTGGCAGAGACCTTCAACATGAACCGGACTCGAATTCTCGCTTTCAAGAACAAGCCCCCTGCTCCAGTCGAGTTGTTCCCACctcatttcttctcttctcaGCAGCAGGATAAGCCCACCAAGCCCAAGCGAAGCATTCCTCAG ACTTCTGAGAGGACATTAGATGCCCCTGACCTTGTGGACGATTACTACTTAAATTTACTGGATTGGGGAAGCTGCAATGTTCTTGCAATTGCTCTTGGAAATACAGTTTATCTTTGGGATGCTTCTAATGGTTCTACTTCAGAACTTGTTACTGTTGATGATGAAAATGGCCCTATTACAAGTGTTAGCTGGGCTCCTGATGGCCAGCACATTGCCATTGGCTTGAACAACTCTGAAGTACAGTTGTGGGATTCAACATCTAACAAACAG CTAAGAACTTTGAAAGGAGGCCACAGATTGAGAGTTGGATCACTGGCATGGAACAATCACATCCTTACCACTGGAGGAATGGACAGTCTGATCATTAACAATGATGTAAGAGTCAGATCACATATTGTCGAAACCTACAGAGGTCATGAGCAAGAGGTTTGCGGGCTGAAATGGTCACCCTCAGGCCAGCAATTGGCAAGTGGAGGAAATGATAATCTACTATTCATATGGGACAGATCAACGGCATCTTCAAATTCACCAACGCAATGGGCTCACAGGCTCGAAGATCACACATCTGCAGTGAAAGCTCTTGCTTGGTGTCCTTTCCAGAGCAATTTGCTAGCCTctggtggaggtggaggtgatAGGTGCATAAAGTTTTGGAATACTCATACTGGTGCATGCTTGAATTCTGTGGACACTGGCTCTCAGGTTTGTTCATTATTGTGGAACAAGAATGAGAGAGAGCTGCTCAGCTCTCATGGTTTTACTCAGAACCAGCTTACTCTCTGGAAATATCCATCAATGGTGAAGATGGCCGAGCTCACTGGTCATACTTCCAGAGTTCTGTTTATGGCTCAG AGCCCAGATGGTTGCACAGTGGCATCAGCAGCTGCAGATGAAACACTCAAATTCTGGAATGTCTTTGGAGCCCCCCAAGCAGCAAAACCTGCTCCAAAAGCAAACCCCGAGCCCTTTTCCCATGTAAATCGTATCCGATAG
- the LOC126700891 gene encoding probable polygalacturonase At3g15720 translates to MKAAILTLFLIFMMIASPCLCNDLGKVFNVISYGAVGNGKTDDTRAFAKAWEAVCNTNGITSLIIPKGKIFLLNPVQFKGPCKATKVLVQVGGTIAASANLKTWTDNEKWIHFETVDGLAINGGGQIDGQGSVWWNACSDKEHCDDRPTALHFHNCSGLQLSNLRHLNSQKNHISISGCKGVKINNLRISAPEDSPNTDGIDISTSSNIEVLNTVMETGDDCIAINGGSSNITISGVACGPGHGISIGSLGKNEAFDTVEEVHVRNCTFKGTQNAARIKTWQGGKGYARKISYENIQIINSQNPIIIDQNYNPNSLNANAQSAVEISNVAFRNVYGTSVDEIAVDLVCSDHIGCTNIVLNNIDIKSAIPGKQTISRCNNVHGSTLSPCNPIVPCLSH, encoded by the exons ATGAAAGCTGCAATCCTCACTTTGTTTCTTATCTTCATGATGATTGCTTCACCATGCTTATGTAATGATCTTGGCAAAGTTTTTAACGTTATTTCTTATGGTGCTGTTGGAAATGGCAAAACTGATGATACGCGA GCTTTTGCAAAAGCTTGGGAGGCTGTGTGTAACACAAATGGCATCACAAGCCTCATTATACCAAAAGGAAAGATATTCCTGCTGAATCCCGTCCAGTTCAAAGGTCCTTGCAAGGCCACCAAAGTTCTTGTGCAG GTTGGTGGGACTATTGCAGCATCAGCAAACCTAAAAACATGGACTGACAATGAGAAGTGGATTCATTTTGAAACTGTAGATGGTCTTGCTATAAACGGGGGTGGACAAATTGATGGCCAAGGAAGTGTTTGGTGGAATGCTTGCAGTGACAAG gagCATTGTGATGATCGACCCACT GCTCTTCACTTTCACAACTGCAGTGGCCTTCAGCTAAGCAATTTGAGGCATCTTAATAGTCAAAAAAATCACATAAGCATAAGTGGCTGCAAGGGAGTTAAAATCAATAATCTTCGTATTTCTGCACCTGAAGATAGCCCAAACACCGATGGTATTGACATTTCTACCTCAAGCAATATCGAAGTCCTAAACACTGTGATGGAAACTG GTGATGATTGTATTGCTATCAACGGTGGGTCATCAAATATTACCATCTCTGGTGTTGCATGTGGACCAGGCCATGGTATTAG CATTGGCAGCCTTGGAAAAAATGAAGCTTTTGACACTGTAGAAGAAGTACATGTGAGGAATTGCACTTTTAAAGGAACCCAAAATGCAGCAAGAATCAAGACATGGCAG GGTGGAAAAGGGTATGCTAGGAAGATCTCTTATGAGAATATCCAAATTATAAATTCTCAAAACCCTATCATTATTGACCAAAACTACAACCCTAATTCTCTGAATGCCAATGCACAg TCAGCAGTGGAGATTAGCAACGTGGCATTCAGAAATGTGTACGGAACTTCGGTTGATGAGATAGCCGTTGATCTAGTTTGCAGTGATCACATTGGTTGCACCAACATTGTGTTGAATAATATTGATATAAAATCGGCTATTCCAGGGAAGCAGACTATTTCTCGCTGCAACAATGTTCATGGATCAACCTTGTCACCCTGCAATCCTATTGTTCCATGCCTATCTCACTGA